One genomic window of Sulfuricurvum sp. IAE1 includes the following:
- a CDS encoding YdcH family protein produces MLHEYRDIITHMKQNDAANAHFLKIFDRHNELDDQIAKAENGEVPMSDLEIEKLKKEKLLLKDEAYAMIVEYKKAHNL; encoded by the coding sequence ATGCTACACGAATACCGCGACATCATCACCCATATGAAACAAAACGATGCGGCGAATGCCCACTTTTTGAAAATTTTCGACCGCCACAACGAACTTGACGACCAGATCGCCAAAGCCGAAAACGGCGAAGTTCCGATGAGTGATCTCGAAATCGAAAAACTCAAAAAAGAGAAACTGCTTCTCAAAGACGAAGCGTACGCGATGATCGTCGAGTACAAAAAAGCGCACAACCTCTAA
- a CDS encoding peptidylprolyl isomerase — protein MRSLTLSAVLATFLWSAPVGGVSVLVKNSPITLYEIEQEMKQSGTNAKQSADTLIRKKLEQLEAQEKKITVTPTEVSEEIARMAAQNNLSVEQFLNAMQTVRGIGEKELKTKVEETLKGQKLYQSIAFSKMGQPTSEEEAEYYQLHLDEFSRPESFEVTTYVADSQQSLQAKIADPMREVPNVRSKDETIAFGAIHPQLAQILNKIPEGHFGPILPNGKNGFMAFYMKDKINVVTENLDSVRPEIANAILAEKRNQVLNDYFTRLRLSADIKVLRLPE, from the coding sequence ATGCGTTCCCTTACCCTTTCGGCAGTGTTGGCCACCTTTTTATGGAGCGCTCCCGTCGGGGGCGTGAGCGTTTTGGTCAAAAACAGCCCGATCACCCTCTATGAGATCGAACAGGAGATGAAACAAAGCGGCACAAATGCCAAACAAAGTGCCGACACCCTGATCCGCAAAAAACTTGAACAGCTCGAAGCGCAGGAGAAAAAAATCACGGTCACCCCGACCGAAGTCAGCGAAGAGATCGCCCGCATGGCGGCTCAGAACAATCTTTCGGTGGAGCAGTTTCTAAACGCGATGCAGACGGTGCGCGGAATCGGTGAGAAAGAGCTCAAAACGAAAGTGGAAGAGACGCTCAAAGGACAAAAACTCTATCAGAGCATCGCTTTTTCGAAAATGGGTCAACCCACGAGTGAGGAAGAGGCCGAATACTACCAGCTGCACCTGGATGAGTTTTCCCGCCCCGAAAGTTTCGAAGTGACGACCTACGTCGCCGATTCGCAGCAGTCGCTGCAGGCCAAAATTGCCGATCCGATGCGCGAAGTGCCCAACGTCCGCAGCAAAGACGAAACGATCGCTTTTGGGGCAATACACCCCCAGCTGGCCCAGATCCTCAACAAAATCCCCGAAGGGCATTTCGGGCCGATCCTCCCCAACGGGAAAAACGGCTTTATGGCGTTTTACATGAAAGACAAAATCAACGTCGTGACCGAAAACCTCGATTCGGTCCGCCCCGAAATCGCCAACGCGATCCTGGCCGAAAAACGGAACCAGGTCCTCAACGACTATTTCACCCGGCTGCGCCTCAGCGCCGACATCAAGGTGCTCCGCCTTCCCGAATGA
- a CDS encoding methyl-accepting chemotaxis protein, translating into MIGGTIDNAGSLRNSLESSIEDLNDVNALNAETGVVVDQVSAQTDAIMASMTDITEMINDSRENSEQLNHNVSEISNVITLIKDISDQTNLLALNAAIEAARAGEHGRGFAVVADEVRKLAERTQKATSEVEANISVLKQNSVGMLENSERVEEYAVDSARRLDEFKQVMTRLIENVEKIKQDNQTISHEIFTNMAKIDHMIFKAHAYEAGFEGKSSHAFGDHHGCALGQWYEQGDGKTVFGGTDAYGRMSGPHKKVHDEIRKAMELLEKESEGRDEKIIACFEEAEKASRELFAILNDMVKG; encoded by the coding sequence ATGATCGGCGGAACGATCGACAATGCCGGAAGTCTGCGCAACAGCCTCGAGAGCAGCATTGAAGATCTCAACGACGTCAATGCCCTCAATGCCGAAACCGGGGTGGTCGTCGATCAGGTGAGTGCGCAGACCGATGCGATTATGGCGAGTATGACCGACATTACCGAAATGATCAACGACTCGCGGGAGAATTCCGAACAGCTCAACCACAATGTCAGCGAAATCTCCAACGTCATCACCCTGATCAAGGATATCTCCGACCAGACGAACCTTCTGGCGCTTAATGCCGCGATCGAAGCGGCGCGTGCCGGCGAGCACGGCCGCGGATTCGCCGTCGTCGCCGACGAGGTGCGCAAACTGGCCGAGCGGACCCAGAAAGCGACCAGCGAGGTGGAAGCGAACATCAGCGTCCTCAAGCAAAATTCGGTCGGGATGCTCGAAAACAGCGAACGGGTCGAGGAATATGCCGTCGATTCCGCCCGCAGACTCGACGAGTTCAAACAGGTGATGACCCGCCTGATCGAAAACGTCGAAAAAATCAAGCAGGACAACCAGACGATCAGTCACGAGATTTTCACCAATATGGCCAAAATCGATCATATGATCTTCAAGGCGCATGCTTACGAAGCGGGATTCGAAGGGAAATCTTCACACGCTTTCGGGGACCACCACGGATGCGCGCTCGGGCAGTGGTACGAACAGGGGGACGGGAAAACGGTCTTCGGCGGTACCGATGCGTACGGACGCATGAGCGGTCCGCACAAAAAAGTTCACGACGAAATCCGAAAAGCGATGGAACTGCTGGAAAAAGAGAGCGAGGGGCGGGATGAAAAGATCATCGCCTGCTTCGAGGAAGCCGAAAAAGCAAGCCGCGAACTCTTCGCGATACTCAACGACATGGTGAAGGGGTAA
- the dcd gene encoding dCTP deaminase encodes MGLKSDGWIREKALKEEMITPFCEDQVGVGVVSYGLSSYGYDIRVSNEFKIFTNLNSTVVDPKHFDDANVVDFTGDVCIVPPNSFALARTVEYFKIPRDVLAICLGKSTYARCGIIVNVTPFEPEFEGHITIEISNTTPLPAKIYANEGIAQVLFLQGDEMCETSYKDKSGKYQGQEGITLPRILK; translated from the coding sequence ATGGGTCTTAAAAGCGACGGATGGATTCGGGAAAAAGCGCTCAAAGAGGAGATGATCACCCCTTTTTGCGAAGATCAGGTCGGCGTCGGCGTCGTCAGTTACGGGCTTAGTTCGTACGGTTACGACATCCGGGTGAGCAACGAGTTCAAGATCTTTACCAACCTCAACTCGACGGTCGTCGACCCCAAACATTTCGACGATGCGAACGTCGTCGATTTCACCGGCGACGTCTGTATCGTCCCCCCCAACTCGTTTGCCCTCGCCCGCACGGTGGAGTATTTCAAAATCCCCCGCGACGTCCTGGCGATCTGTCTGGGGAAATCGACCTACGCCCGCTGCGGCATCATCGTCAACGTAACCCCTTTCGAACCCGAATTCGAAGGGCACATCACGATCGAGATCTCCAACACGACCCCGCTTCCCGCCAAAATCTATGCCAACGAGGGGATCGCCCAGGTACTGTTTTTGCAGGGTGACGAAATGTGCGAAACGAGCTATAAAGACAAAAGCGGAAAGTATCAGGGGCAAGAGGGGATCACCCTTCCGCGTATTTTAAAATAA
- a CDS encoding MoaD/ThiS family protein, translating to MVTIEFLGPIAKAPLSLEAASLRDVADALKNDADVSDWLESCAVAVNDALVATLDTPLQPGDKVSLLPPVCGG from the coding sequence ATGGTCACCATCGAATTTCTAGGACCCATCGCAAAGGCTCCGCTGAGTCTTGAGGCCGCATCGCTGCGCGACGTCGCCGATGCGCTGAAAAACGACGCGGATGTTTCGGACTGGCTCGAATCATGTGCCGTTGCGGTCAACGACGCCCTCGTCGCAACGCTGGATACGCCGCTTCAGCCGGGAGACAAAGTGTCGCTTCTCCCGCCGGTTTGCGGAGGCTGA
- the asnB gene encoding asparagine synthase (glutamine-hydrolyzing) codes for MCGVFGIIGDYCPQKARAALERIAHRGRDHCGIVEEEGVFLAHRRLSITDLHPRARQPMRRGKVLLSFNGEIYNHARLREKLGGEWETRSDTEVLLRAYETWGIECLEHLEGMFAFALLDGDKLYLARDRFGKKPLFYHRGERGFFFASEIKALKPFLPSLRLNSEALHSYLSFLAPVPPHTFYDGIEKLEAGEWLCYEHGKLTRRRYYSLLDAPSSALTSFEEAIEALDEHLHRSVAMRLPGEVPAAALLSGGLDSAMICAVAASQGTKLPVFTLGYDEYGGYDERSNAAQTARHLGLEHTEVVMSRSDFDAHLDGMLDHMDEPLNDPAALPLYLLMRRIASEGYKVVFSGEGSDELFLGYRQYFEYLDIENAASLHHKNWLKKYFHAHFSMNREWEWYKRVFDDTLLFRTSGEKFTDLQQNMLLRRNVRDNESLRFLSPYRELFERSFHTHPAQWYGYIDLKLFVAEHFLSKLDRVSMAHTIEARTPFLDHALAETAFSVDPSVRIGEGKTKRLLKEAARRYLPDEIIYRKKKGFSNPYMEWLIASGRIGLIVEVNDQTGLFRPEVVEKYIDMARRGRFKQHVWGLYVLSHWLKREML; via the coding sequence TCGATCACCGACCTGCACCCGCGCGCCCGCCAGCCGATGCGGCGGGGGAAGGTACTGCTGAGCTTCAACGGCGAGATTTACAACCATGCGCGGCTGCGGGAAAAACTGGGGGGAGAATGGGAAACCCGCAGCGATACGGAGGTGTTGCTGCGTGCCTACGAAACGTGGGGGATCGAATGCCTGGAACATCTGGAAGGGATGTTCGCCTTCGCCCTGCTCGATGGGGATAAACTCTACCTCGCCCGCGACCGTTTCGGCAAAAAACCCCTCTTCTACCATCGGGGGGAGAGGGGCTTTTTTTTCGCTTCGGAGATCAAGGCGCTCAAACCCTTTCTCCCTTCGCTCAGGCTCAATTCCGAAGCCCTGCATTCGTACCTTTCTTTCCTGGCCCCCGTTCCTCCCCATACGTTTTACGATGGCATAGAGAAGCTCGAAGCGGGGGAGTGGCTGTGCTATGAACACGGGAAACTGACCCGCCGGCGCTATTACAGCCTCCTTGATGCCCCCTCTTCGGCCCTGACGTCGTTCGAGGAAGCGATCGAAGCGCTTGACGAACACCTTCACCGTTCGGTGGCGATGCGCCTCCCCGGCGAAGTTCCCGCCGCCGCGCTCCTTTCGGGCGGGCTAGACAGCGCGATGATCTGCGCCGTGGCGGCGTCGCAGGGGACGAAACTCCCCGTCTTCACGCTCGGCTACGACGAATACGGCGGCTACGACGAGCGTTCCAATGCCGCCCAAACCGCCCGCCACCTTGGGCTTGAACACACCGAAGTAGTGATGTCACGGAGCGATTTCGATGCGCATCTCGATGGGATGCTCGACCATATGGACGAGCCTCTAAACGATCCTGCGGCGCTGCCGCTGTACCTTCTGATGCGGCGCATCGCCTCGGAAGGGTACAAAGTGGTGTTCAGCGGCGAAGGGAGCGACGAGCTTTTTTTGGGATACCGGCAGTATTTCGAATACCTCGATATCGAAAATGCCGCTTCGCTCCATCACAAAAACTGGCTCAAAAAATATTTCCACGCCCATTTTTCGATGAACCGCGAATGGGAATGGTACAAACGGGTATTCGACGATACCCTGCTGTTCCGTACTTCGGGGGAAAAGTTCACCGACTTGCAGCAGAACATGCTGCTGCGGCGTAACGTCCGCGACAACGAATCGCTGCGCTTTTTATCCCCTTACCGGGAGCTTTTTGAACGCAGTTTCCATACCCATCCGGCCCAATGGTACGGCTACATCGATCTGAAACTGTTCGTCGCGGAACATTTCCTCTCCAAGCTCGATCGGGTGTCGATGGCCCATACAATCGAGGCGCGGACCCCGTTTCTCGATCATGCTTTGGCGGAAACGGCCTTTTCGGTCGATCCGTCGGTCAGGATCGGGGAGGGGAAAACGAAGCGGCTGCTCAAAGAGGCGGCACGCCGCTACCTTCCCGATGAAATCATATACCGGAAGAAAAAAGGGTTTTCCAACCCTTACATGGAGTGGCTGATCGCCTCGGGGAGGATCGGCCTCATCGTCGAAGTGAACGACCAGACGGGGCTTTTCCGCCCCGAAGTGGTGGAAAAATACATCGATATGGCGCGCCGGGGACGCTTCAAGCAGCACGTCTGGGGACTTTATGTCCTTTCGCACTGGCTGAAACGGGAGATGTTATAA
- the accB gene encoding acetyl-CoA carboxylase biotin carboxyl carrier protein, which translates to MDMKQIKSLLQEFDASTLSKLKITQDSFSIELEKNTGVVAAPVMAAAPAAVAAAPVAAVAPSAPAEAAAPAAAHTGDMIVSPMVGTYYAAPSPDSAPFVKVGDRIKKGQVIAILEAMKIMNELEAEFDCKIVSVLVSDGQAVEYDMPLFAVEKL; encoded by the coding sequence ATGGATATGAAACAAATCAAAAGCCTTTTGCAAGAGTTTGACGCCAGTACTCTTTCAAAATTGAAAATCACTCAGGACTCTTTTTCAATCGAACTGGAAAAAAACACGGGTGTCGTTGCGGCACCGGTTATGGCGGCCGCTCCCGCGGCGGTTGCGGCGGCTCCGGTTGCGGCGGTTGCCCCTTCGGCACCGGCTGAAGCGGCGGCTCCGGCGGCGGCCCATACGGGCGACATGATCGTTTCTCCGATGGTAGGGACATACTACGCGGCCCCTTCGCCCGATTCGGCTCCGTTTGTCAAAGTCGGCGACCGCATCAAAAAAGGGCAGGTCATCGCAATCCTCGAAGCGATGAAAATCATGAACGAGCTCGAAGCCGAATTCGATTGCAAAATCGTCAGCGTCCTCGTTTCCGACGGTCAGGCGGTTGAATACGATATGCCACTTTTCGCGGTCGAGAAACTCTAA
- a CDS encoding molybdenum cofactor biosynthesis protein MoaE, giving the protein MLELYDGPLNVPEILTRWYAEESANNYGAYIPFVGTVREEDGIEGLSFDVYEPILASWFDAWRAKAAPMGATLKMAHSRGDVMVHESSYIAAVFSPKRRVALETIEAFVEDFKASAPIWKYDLKNGERLYARDRSTPIQGSGLLGGKS; this is encoded by the coding sequence GTGCTCGAACTCTACGACGGTCCTCTCAACGTTCCCGAAATCCTGACCCGCTGGTATGCGGAGGAATCGGCAAACAATTACGGCGCCTACATCCCTTTTGTCGGAACGGTGCGCGAAGAAGACGGTATCGAAGGACTCAGTTTCGACGTCTACGAACCGATACTCGCATCGTGGTTCGATGCGTGGAGAGCCAAAGCCGCTCCGATGGGGGCAACCCTCAAAATGGCCCACAGCCGGGGGGACGTGATGGTACACGAATCGTCCTACATCGCCGCCGTGTTTTCCCCTAAACGCCGCGTCGCGCTGGAGACGATCGAAGCGTTCGTCGAAGACTTCAAGGCTTCCGCGCCGATCTGGAAATACGATCTTAAAAACGGCGAACGCCTCTACGCCCGTGACCGATCGACCCCGATTCAGGGTTCGGGCCTTCTGGGGGGAAAATCGTGA
- a CDS encoding acetyl-CoA carboxylase biotin carboxylase subunit, with amino-acid sequence MAEIKRILVANRGEIALRAIRTIKEMGKEAVAVYSTADKDASYLKLADAAICIGGAPSSQSYLNIPSIIAAAEISGCDAVFPGYGFLSENQHFVEICTHHGIKFIGPTPEVMVMMSDKSKAKEVMIAAGVPVVPGSDGAIKDIAEAKVRAKEVGYPVILKAAAGGGGRGMRVVEDESYIENAFLAAEAEAISAFGDGTIYMEKFIKNPRHIEVQVIADSHGNVLHIGERDCSMQRRHQKLIEESPAVALTPEVRAELHASAVRATKYIKYEGAGTFEYLLDADKNFYFMEMNTRLQVEHCVSEMVSGLDLIEMMIRVAEGEALPSQESVVLSGHSIECRITAEDPVKFLPCPGKITQWIAPGGRNVRIDTHAHAGYIVPPTYDSMIGKLIVHGKDRNDAIERMHRALSEFIITGIKTTIPFHLKMMKNPDFVSNNFDTKYLERYNG; translated from the coding sequence ATGGCGGAAATCAAACGTATTCTTGTGGCCAACCGGGGTGAAATCGCCCTGCGTGCCATCCGTACCATCAAAGAGATGGGTAAAGAAGCGGTCGCCGTCTATTCGACGGCCGATAAAGACGCCTCTTACCTGAAGCTTGCCGACGCGGCGATCTGCATCGGGGGGGCGCCCAGCTCCCAGAGCTACCTGAACATCCCCTCCATCATCGCCGCCGCCGAAATCAGCGGATGCGACGCCGTTTTCCCCGGATACGGGTTTTTGAGCGAAAACCAGCACTTCGTCGAAATCTGTACCCATCACGGGATCAAATTTATCGGACCGACCCCCGAAGTCATGGTGATGATGTCGGACAAGTCGAAAGCCAAAGAGGTGATGATCGCCGCGGGCGTTCCGGTCGTTCCGGGGTCTGACGGTGCGATCAAAGATATCGCCGAAGCGAAAGTGCGCGCCAAAGAGGTCGGTTACCCGGTCATCCTTAAAGCGGCCGCCGGCGGCGGCGGACGCGGAATGCGCGTCGTCGAAGACGAAAGTTATATCGAAAACGCGTTCCTCGCGGCCGAAGCCGAAGCGATCAGCGCGTTCGGCGACGGTACGATCTATATGGAGAAATTCATCAAAAACCCGCGCCACATCGAAGTGCAGGTGATCGCCGACAGCCACGGCAACGTGCTCCACATCGGCGAACGCGACTGCTCGATGCAGCGCCGCCACCAGAAGCTGATCGAGGAATCCCCCGCGGTCGCGCTGACTCCCGAAGTTCGCGCCGAGCTTCACGCTTCAGCGGTACGTGCGACCAAATACATCAAGTACGAAGGGGCGGGTACCTTCGAGTATCTGCTTGATGCCGATAAAAATTTCTACTTTATGGAAATGAACACCCGTCTACAGGTCGAGCACTGCGTCTCCGAAATGGTCAGCGGCCTGGATCTGATCGAGATGATGATCCGTGTTGCCGAAGGCGAAGCGCTCCCTAGCCAGGAGAGCGTCGTACTGAGCGGCCACTCTATCGAGTGCCGGATTACCGCCGAAGATCCGGTTAAATTCCTCCCATGCCCGGGCAAGATCACCCAGTGGATTGCCCCGGGAGGACGCAACGTGCGGATCGACACCCACGCGCATGCGGGATACATTGTTCCGCCGACGTATGATTCGATGATCGGAAAACTGATCGTTCACGGCAAAGACCGCAACGATGCGATCGAGCGGATGCACCGCGCGCTGAGCGAGTTTATCATTACCGGGATCAAAACGACAATCCCTTTCCATCTCAAAATGATGAAAAACCCCGATTTCGTATCGAACAACTTCGATACCAAATACCTCGAGCGCTACAACGGCTAA
- a CDS encoding MqnA/MqnD/SBP family protein, whose protein sequence is MIFGKIDFLNLLPFHVFIKRYARTLRFHQILHYHRGVPSALNRDFAMRRIDAAFISSITAKNCRHFGVGIVAQKEVLSVLSLPSNTLKKDADSATSNRLSQILGTDGEVLIGDKALRYYYGGGEHSDLGGLWHEKTGLPFVFALLCTHEHPDELKRLSRAFVKTKIRIPYYILNEAARKSGLTPKQITHYLTYISYRVGEKEKKGLKRFVKEAKERNLSPSLREIRYR, encoded by the coding sequence GTGATCTTCGGAAAAATCGATTTTTTGAACCTTTTGCCCTTCCACGTTTTTATCAAACGCTACGCACGGACGCTCCGGTTCCATCAGATTCTCCACTACCACCGGGGGGTCCCCTCGGCCCTTAACCGCGATTTTGCCATGCGGCGGATCGACGCGGCGTTCATCTCGAGCATCACCGCCAAAAACTGTCGCCATTTCGGCGTCGGGATCGTGGCGCAAAAAGAGGTGTTGAGCGTCCTCTCCCTCCCCTCGAACACCCTCAAAAAAGATGCCGATTCGGCGACCTCCAACCGTCTTTCCCAGATACTCGGAACCGACGGGGAAGTGCTGATCGGGGACAAGGCGCTGCGCTATTACTACGGCGGCGGCGAACACTCCGATCTGGGCGGGCTCTGGCACGAGAAAACGGGGCTCCCTTTTGTCTTTGCCCTTTTATGCACCCATGAGCACCCCGACGAGCTCAAGCGCCTCAGTCGCGCATTCGTCAAAACCAAAATCCGCATTCCGTACTACATTTTGAACGAAGCCGCCCGCAAAAGCGGGCTGACGCCCAAACAGATCACCCATTATCTGACCTACATCAGCTACCGCGTCGGCGAAAAAGAGAAAAAAGGCTTGAAAAGGTTTGTGAAGGAAGCGAAGGAGAGAAACCTCTCCCCCAGCCTGCGGGAGATTCGTTACCGCTGA
- the gltX gene encoding glutamate--tRNA ligase, with the protein MVVTRFAPSPTGYLHIGGLRTALLSYLWARRNNGKFLLRIEDTDFSRNDEAAARAIVEAFKWVGLEHDGEIEYQSSRLAIYQEYAQKLLDEGKAYRCYMSKEELEALREEQTARKERPKYDNRYRDFTGTPPEGREAVIRIKAPLSGTLTVRDGVKGDVVFNVEDILDDFIIARADGTPTYNFVVAVDDALMGVTDVIRGDDHLSNTPKQMVVYEALGFAVPKFYHVPMIHNSEGKKLSKRDGATDVMAYKDLGYLPEALLNFLVRLGWSHGDQEIFSLPEMLELFDPSDINRSASVYNVEKLDWLNAHYIKNTPNDKLCELLEFHGVMLVSHDKREILLDAVKERSKTLVEMAALINEIINRPADFDEAAMKKAYKEESPEILRTFAAALKASEALHLPSDYHHVMDQVVAQMGIGFGKIGQPLRLALMGRLAGPGLDSVMAIIGLDETLARIDALLQR; encoded by the coding sequence ATGGTTGTGACCAGATTTGCCCCCAGCCCCACCGGATATTTGCATATCGGCGGTTTGCGCACCGCGTTGCTCAGCTACCTGTGGGCGCGACGCAACAACGGAAAGTTTCTGCTGCGGATCGAAGACACCGATTTCAGCCGTAACGACGAAGCGGCGGCGCGTGCCATCGTCGAAGCATTCAAATGGGTCGGATTGGAGCATGACGGGGAGATCGAATACCAGTCTTCGCGCCTCGCGATCTATCAGGAGTATGCCCAGAAGCTTCTGGACGAGGGGAAAGCCTATCGCTGCTACATGTCCAAAGAAGAGCTCGAAGCGCTTCGCGAAGAGCAGACCGCACGCAAAGAACGGCCAAAATACGACAACCGTTACCGCGATTTTACCGGCACCCCTCCCGAAGGGCGCGAAGCGGTCATCCGGATCAAAGCCCCGCTGAGCGGAACCCTCACCGTGCGTGACGGGGTCAAAGGGGATGTCGTCTTCAACGTCGAAGACATCCTGGACGATTTCATCATAGCCCGTGCCGACGGAACGCCGACGTACAATTTCGTCGTCGCCGTCGACGACGCGTTGATGGGGGTCACCGACGTCATCCGCGGGGACGACCATCTCTCCAATACCCCCAAACAGATGGTGGTTTACGAGGCACTTGGGTTTGCCGTTCCGAAGTTCTACCACGTTCCGATGATCCACAACAGCGAAGGGAAAAAACTCTCCAAACGCGACGGTGCGACCGACGTCATGGCGTATAAAGATCTGGGCTACCTTCCCGAAGCGCTGCTTAATTTCCTCGTCCGGCTGGGATGGAGCCACGGGGACCAGGAGATCTTCTCTCTCCCGGAGATGCTGGAACTCTTCGATCCCAGCGACATCAACCGTTCGGCATCGGTCTATAACGTCGAAAAACTCGACTGGCTCAATGCCCACTACATCAAAAACACCCCCAACGACAAGCTGTGCGAGCTGCTTGAATTCCACGGGGTGATGCTGGTCAGCCACGACAAGCGCGAAATTCTCCTCGATGCGGTCAAAGAGCGTTCCAAAACCCTCGTCGAGATGGCGGCTCTCATCAACGAGATCATCAACCGTCCGGCCGACTTCGACGAAGCGGCGATGAAAAAAGCCTATAAGGAGGAGAGCCCCGAAATCCTCCGTACGTTCGCCGCCGCCCTTAAAGCCTCCGAGGCGCTCCATCTCCCCAGCGACTACCACCACGTGATGGATCAGGTGGTCGCGCAGATGGGGATCGGATTCGGCAAAATCGGTCAGCCGCTTCGCCTGGCGCTGATGGGACGCCTGGCGGGCCCGGGTCTGGACAGCGTGATGGCGATCATCGGGCTGGACGAGACCCTCGCGCGCATCGACGCGCTTCTTCAGCGGTAA
- a CDS encoding GAF domain-containing protein: MTPAPSYSALAEFGRALLNRPSLQEGLPMISEYAKQAIGAERCSIFVYNPKIQMLWTTLSDGTGKIMVHKDDGIVGHTVKEGKPLLVNDPYEDPRFLPLIDKKTGFVTKNIASIPIFDSNRQIIGVFQLLNKEGGFDREDARFMIFFAHYISGYLELAILFDDEATLLAKGIE; this comes from the coding sequence ATGACCCCAGCACCGTCGTACAGCGCGCTTGCCGAATTCGGCCGTGCGCTGCTCAACCGCCCTTCCCTGCAAGAGGGGCTTCCGATGATCTCCGAATACGCCAAGCAGGCCATCGGTGCCGAACGGTGCTCGATTTTCGTCTACAATCCCAAAATCCAGATGCTCTGGACCACCCTCTCCGACGGAACGGGGAAGATCATGGTTCACAAAGACGACGGGATCGTCGGCCATACGGTCAAAGAGGGCAAGCCTCTGCTCGTCAACGATCCTTACGAGGATCCCCGGTTTCTCCCCCTGATCGACAAAAAAACGGGTTTCGTGACGAAAAACATCGCTTCAATCCCGATTTTCGATTCGAACCGCCAAATCATCGGGGTGTTCCAGCTCCTGAACAAAGAGGGGGGATTCGACCGCGAAGATGCCCGTTTCATGATCTTTTTCGCCCATTACATCAGCGGTTACCTCGAACTGGCCATTTTGTTCGACGACGAAGCGACACTGCTGGCAAAGGGGATCGAATGA
- a CDS encoding GAF domain-containing protein: MSLEMYKRIADFGKKLSSLEQIENTLPTIAEEAKAIVGAERCSIFIVDYDAKMLWTKLSDGIGRIAIGIDAGIVGETVRAKAAQRVNDPYEHPNFLVKIDEKSGFVTRNILAVPIFSSMQEVIGVIQLLNKYSGDFAETDEGIMTFFANYISGTLELALLMEQKKTL, translated from the coding sequence ATGAGCCTGGAAATGTACAAACGGATCGCCGATTTCGGCAAAAAACTCTCTTCGCTCGAGCAGATCGAGAATACCCTCCCCACCATCGCCGAAGAGGCCAAGGCGATCGTGGGGGCGGAACGCTGTTCAATCTTCATCGTCGATTACGACGCGAAAATGCTCTGGACGAAGCTCTCCGACGGCATCGGGCGGATCGCCATCGGCATCGATGCGGGCATCGTGGGGGAGACGGTGAGGGCCAAGGCGGCCCAGCGGGTGAACGATCCGTACGAACATCCCAATTTCCTGGTCAAAATCGATGAAAAAAGCGGTTTCGTGACCCGCAATATCCTCGCCGTCCCGATTTTCAGTTCGATGCAGGAAGTGATCGGCGTCATCCAGCTCTTGAACAAATACAGCGGCGATTTCGCCGAAACCGACGAGGGGATCATGACTTTTTTCGCCAATTACATCAGCGGAACCCTCGAACTCGCTTTACTGATGGAGCAAAAGAAAACGTTATAA